The Sorangiineae bacterium MSr11367 genome window below encodes:
- a CDS encoding protein kinase gives MPQDRVHRPDITGSASSGGGGSGSSTEPRAGTYFLGRYRVVDEIGIGGMATVHLARMDGLGGFQKWVAIKKIHAHLLEDESFVQMFLDEARIVARISHSNVATVFELGKHEDCYWIAMEYLHGEPLRELMRRTEEIGTPMPPEIACRVIADAAEGLHAAHELVGKNGEKLQLVHRDVTPHNLFVTYDGTTKVVDFGIAKFASRISNTRAGTLKGKLAYMSPEQVHGEPIDRRTDLFALGVVLWELTTGQRLFRMDNDLDTLAKVQECNVPRPSTLVRGYPIDLEKIVMKVLARNRNERFKTARELSRALQSLLMRRGLFIASDEVASYVQSIFAERIQKREAHLRWAAEVTQTINVEGLRATEAIAHPVDPAWPSAGREMPFHPDAKAAAPPPNARLPTPRPAAGMPALVPRRDQQMLRSQETPSLETPPTGVRPYDDGPTLQGSLPDFGYHGGEDFDDNDDTLVAKGREGAASANRDAHRENGAATQQAAPPPNNTAQKPAVPLPAAGRPVEPFPPPPPAEMHTLAMEQVPVPIPSPFAPLPAPSNFSTDFAHLGAGTAPQAGPGAAPAQPNPFMASPVSPAPDPGWNASVGIPAPTGQSPMLLPPDLDNRTMTARALKQGIPMWVVALGSGLLALLFVGAIYLLLSGTLTEKPEAKVEKSPAASSSAGPFGGARDAFAAAIAPQTSVTALPAAEDKAPAPPPEPPAVTPPASASATATPPSTTTATSASKSTSSSSRSAKEPKETGPVEIPRGGAPTEKKSERTGLLTIICKPTQCDEVYDNGKLLGSSPLYRQSVSVGEHRLTLKTLNPPVTKTQKVTISADELNIQQVTMSP, from the coding sequence TTGCCCCAAGATCGCGTCCACCGCCCCGACATCACAGGTAGCGCTTCCTCGGGTGGTGGCGGCAGTGGCTCGTCCACGGAACCGCGCGCGGGCACCTATTTTCTCGGGCGATACCGCGTCGTCGACGAAATCGGCATCGGCGGCATGGCCACCGTGCACCTGGCACGCATGGATGGACTGGGCGGCTTTCAGAAGTGGGTCGCCATCAAGAAGATTCACGCGCACTTGCTGGAGGACGAATCCTTCGTCCAGATGTTCCTCGACGAGGCACGCATCGTCGCGCGCATCTCGCACTCCAACGTGGCCACCGTCTTCGAGCTCGGGAAGCACGAGGACTGTTACTGGATCGCGATGGAGTACCTGCACGGCGAGCCGCTGCGCGAGCTGATGCGCCGCACCGAAGAAATCGGCACGCCCATGCCGCCGGAAATCGCCTGCCGGGTCATCGCCGATGCGGCGGAGGGCCTGCATGCCGCGCACGAATTGGTGGGCAAGAACGGCGAGAAACTGCAGCTCGTTCACCGCGACGTGACGCCGCACAACCTGTTCGTCACTTACGACGGGACGACCAAGGTCGTGGACTTCGGCATCGCCAAGTTCGCCTCGCGCATTTCCAACACGCGCGCGGGCACGCTCAAGGGCAAGCTGGCGTACATGTCGCCGGAGCAGGTGCACGGCGAGCCGATCGATCGCCGCACGGACCTGTTCGCGCTCGGCGTGGTGCTCTGGGAGCTGACCACCGGGCAGCGTCTTTTCCGCATGGACAACGATCTGGACACCTTGGCCAAGGTCCAGGAGTGCAACGTGCCGCGCCCGAGCACGTTGGTGCGTGGCTACCCGATCGACCTCGAGAAGATCGTCATGAAGGTGCTCGCGCGCAATCGCAACGAGCGCTTCAAGACCGCACGCGAGCTCTCACGGGCGCTGCAGTCGCTGCTGATGCGGCGCGGGCTCTTCATCGCCAGCGACGAGGTCGCGAGCTACGTGCAATCGATCTTCGCCGAGCGCATTCAGAAGCGCGAGGCGCACCTGCGCTGGGCGGCGGAGGTCACGCAGACCATCAACGTCGAGGGGCTCCGCGCCACGGAGGCGATCGCGCACCCGGTGGATCCGGCGTGGCCAAGCGCCGGACGCGAGATGCCCTTCCATCCCGACGCCAAGGCGGCGGCTCCGCCGCCCAATGCGCGCCTGCCGACGCCGAGGCCCGCGGCGGGCATGCCTGCCCTCGTGCCGCGCCGCGATCAGCAGATGCTGCGCAGCCAGGAAACGCCGTCGCTCGAGACGCCGCCCACCGGCGTGCGGCCGTACGACGATGGTCCGACGCTCCAGGGGTCGCTGCCCGACTTCGGCTACCACGGCGGCGAGGACTTCGACGACAACGACGATACACTCGTGGCCAAGGGGCGCGAGGGTGCGGCGAGCGCAAACCGGGATGCCCATCGCGAAAACGGCGCGGCGACGCAGCAAGCCGCTCCGCCGCCGAACAACACGGCGCAAAAGCCCGCGGTGCCGTTGCCCGCGGCCGGGCGACCCGTGGAGCCCTTCCCTCCACCGCCCCCCGCCGAAATGCACACCTTGGCGATGGAACAGGTTCCCGTCCCCATCCCCTCGCCGTTCGCCCCTCTCCCGGCGCCGAGCAACTTCTCGACCGACTTCGCGCATCTGGGGGCAGGAACGGCCCCCCAAGCGGGGCCTGGGGCGGCGCCGGCGCAGCCCAATCCGTTCATGGCCAGTCCGGTCTCGCCCGCACCGGATCCAGGGTGGAACGCGTCGGTGGGCATACCGGCACCCACGGGGCAGAGTCCGATGCTGCTGCCGCCGGATCTCGACAACCGCACCATGACGGCGCGCGCCCTGAAGCAGGGCATCCCCATGTGGGTCGTCGCGCTCGGATCGGGTCTTCTCGCACTCCTCTTCGTCGGCGCGATTTACCTACTTCTCTCGGGCACGCTGACGGAGAAGCCCGAGGCGAAGGTGGAGAAGTCGCCGGCCGCTTCGTCGAGCGCGGGCCCCTTTGGCGGGGCGCGCGATGCCTTTGCGGCCGCCATCGCGCCACAAACGTCCGTCACGGCGCTGCCGGCGGCGGAGGACAAGGCGCCCGCGCCACCCCCGGAGCCTCCGGCGGTCACGCCGCCCGCGTCGGCGAGTGCCACGGCGACGCCACCCTCGACGACAACGGCCACCAGCGCGAGCAAGAGCACCTCGTCCTCGTCACGATCCGCGAAGGAACCCAAGGAGACGGGGCCCGTCGAAATCCCGCGTGGGGGCGCCCCGACCGAGAAAAAATCGGAGCGCACGGGCCTGTTGACCATCATCTGCAAGCCCACGCAGTGCGACGAGGTTTACGACAACGGCAAGCTGCTCGGCTCCTCGCCGCTTTACCGGCAATCGGTTTCCGTGGGCGAGCATCGTTTGACACTCAAAACGTTGAACCCACCTGTAACGAAGACCCAAAAGGTCACCATCTCCGCCGACGAGCTCAATATCCAGCAAGTGACGATGTCGCCCTAA